In Halorhabdus tiamatea SARL4B, a genomic segment contains:
- a CDS encoding glycosyl hydrolase, whose translation MRWIGSSRGVVIVALVGIIVGGGFLIGGADVAVADTENGDPPTLEIGQTTTGNVFLADEQPRVTVESDAPSVEWTVQDHRGRLIDDGTTPVDGERTLEPSLHEVGHYTLEVETTGEEQSATARTTLAVLPADGFDNDDPFFGMSTQFNAGWDHELMDVMARAGVTTVREDSGWSRIERAGGAYDFSPADEYMTALQEHGFDRLYILAYGNDRYDPENSGYFTIPYTDAYRRAFANFSAASVDHYADVDVVEVWNEPNLDTFARGPTGTDPGAYAALLAATYPAVHDRDRNVTVLGGAAAANYTGEGVRPFDATWWRGLLEAGGGEYMDAMSIHLYRDEPTGFARDLSELREMTREHNDGDALPIWVTELGWPATPTSPGGEQSADQARHLVQSYARLSAAGVERFYWYTFRDTTLDRGTTPQTAEANALGGLLRAPDNPRGAHTPRPGLVAYATVTRQLSGAEFVENASRPVQQYVFADGGERTRVLWADERTDVTVHTDEPVSVTGMLGDRTRLEPRDGEVYLTVGRDPIYLGGTVSEITAGAPVSVAGPVTSASEESTITVNADLDGPVTHRIAGETTTVDGGTTGSIPVPSSHRDRAGTAVDVVSVDGAPIARLETPVGAPTARLGEPSELSGLTLETANPGGGWFSEANDVGTAHSAFTATIRDGRQCWRSDITAGRPGNSLHLDIPNGHLDAGADRQVSVAYYDGTGGEIGLQYDGVENNASWGGSVSLTGTEQWRTHTFDLPSAALRDGLGAGHDIRLVFDGGDGDACVGSITVGSEGAPPLPASADSSSPGDRPPSSTATATPTGNPADNDTTTTTSATVATGPFSPTGSDVTTTAGPGFSLISAFVAVLATGHVVRRSE comes from the coding sequence ATGAGGTGGATCGGGTCGAGTCGCGGGGTCGTGATTGTGGCGCTCGTGGGAATTATCGTCGGCGGGGGATTCCTCATCGGCGGTGCGGACGTGGCGGTCGCCGACACCGAGAACGGCGACCCACCCACACTCGAGATCGGACAGACCACGACGGGGAACGTCTTCCTGGCTGACGAACAGCCACGGGTGACCGTCGAGTCGGACGCACCGAGCGTTGAGTGGACTGTCCAGGACCACCGAGGACGGCTGATCGACGACGGAACGACGCCGGTCGACGGTGAGCGGACGCTGGAACCATCCCTGCACGAGGTGGGTCACTACACGCTGGAAGTGGAAACGACCGGCGAGGAACAGTCGGCCACGGCCCGGACGACACTGGCGGTCCTGCCGGCCGACGGCTTCGACAACGACGATCCGTTCTTCGGGATGTCCACGCAGTTCAACGCCGGCTGGGACCATGAACTGATGGACGTGATGGCGAGAGCGGGCGTCACGACCGTCCGCGAGGACTCGGGCTGGAGTCGGATCGAACGCGCCGGGGGTGCCTACGACTTCTCGCCCGCTGACGAGTACATGACCGCGCTTCAGGAACACGGCTTCGACCGGCTCTACATCCTGGCCTACGGGAACGACCGCTACGACCCCGAGAACAGCGGCTACTTCACGATCCCCTACACTGACGCCTATCGTCGGGCGTTCGCGAACTTCTCGGCAGCGTCGGTCGATCACTACGCGGACGTCGATGTCGTCGAGGTGTGGAACGAGCCGAACCTCGATACGTTTGCCCGGGGGCCGACCGGGACCGATCCGGGTGCCTACGCCGCACTGCTGGCGGCGACCTATCCCGCCGTCCACGACCGGGATAGGAACGTGACGGTCCTCGGCGGGGCGGCGGCGGCCAACTACACCGGTGAGGGAGTACGACCCTTCGATGCGACGTGGTGGCGCGGCCTGCTGGAAGCCGGCGGTGGCGAGTACATGGACGCCATGTCGATCCACCTTTATCGGGACGAACCGACGGGCTTCGCGCGGGACCTCTCGGAGCTCCGGGAGATGACGCGCGAGCATAACGATGGCGACGCGCTGCCGATCTGGGTGACTGAACTCGGGTGGCCGGCGACGCCGACGTCGCCCGGTGGCGAACAGTCGGCCGACCAGGCCCGCCACCTCGTCCAGAGTTACGCCCGACTGAGTGCCGCCGGCGTCGAACGGTTTTACTGGTATACGTTCCGGGACACCACGCTCGACCGCGGCACGACCCCACAGACGGCCGAAGCCAATGCCTTGGGTGGTCTCCTCAGAGCGCCGGACAACCCACGCGGGGCGCACACGCCGCGTCCAGGACTGGTCGCCTACGCCACGGTGACTCGCCAGCTATCGGGTGCCGAGTTCGTCGAGAACGCCTCGAGACCCGTCCAGCAGTACGTCTTTGCCGACGGCGGCGAGCGGACCCGCGTGCTCTGGGCCGACGAGCGGACCGACGTGACCGTTCACACGGACGAACCAGTGAGTGTCACCGGGATGCTCGGCGACCGAACCCGGCTGGAACCACGCGACGGCGAGGTCTATCTGACGGTCGGGCGGGACCCGATATACCTCGGCGGTACTGTCTCGGAGATCACGGCAGGCGCGCCCGTCTCGGTCGCCGGGCCTGTCACGTCAGCGAGCGAGGAGTCGACGATCACCGTCAATGCCGACCTTGACGGGCCCGTCACCCACCGGATCGCCGGCGAGACGACGACCGTCGACGGGGGGACGACGGGCTCGATACCCGTTCCGTCGAGCCACCGCGACCGGGCTGGCACCGCCGTCGATGTCGTGTCAGTGGACGGCGCGCCGATCGCCCGGCTGGAGACGCCAGTCGGGGCACCCACAGCCCGCCTGGGCGAACCGAGCGAACTCTCCGGGCTGACCCTCGAAACGGCCAATCCGGGCGGGGGCTGGTTCTCCGAAGCCAACGACGTCGGCACAGCCCACAGCGCGTTCACCGCAACCATCCGGGACGGCCGACAGTGCTGGCGCAGCGACATCACCGCCGGCAGGCCGGGCAATAGCCTCCACCTCGACATCCCGAATGGCCATCTCGACGCCGGGGCCGATCGGCAGGTGTCGGTGGCCTACTACGACGGGACGGGCGGGGAGATCGGCCTGCAGTACGACGGAGTCGAGAACAACGCGTCGTGGGGTGGCTCCGTCTCCCTCACGGGAACCGAGCAGTGGCGGACCCACACCTTCGACCTGCCGTCCGCAGCGCTTCGCGACGGACTCGGTGCCGGTCACGACATCCGGTTGGTCTTTGACGGTGGCGACGGCGACGCCTGCGTTGGATCCATTACGGTCGGGAGCGAGGGGGCTCCGCCGTTGCCGGCATCCGCCGACAGTTCGAGCCCAGGAGATCGCCCGCCGTCAAGTACGGCCACCGCGACACCGACGGGGAATCCGGCCGACAACG